From one Delphinus delphis chromosome 21, mDelDel1.2, whole genome shotgun sequence genomic stretch:
- the ZNF703 gene encoding zinc finger protein 703: protein MSDSPAGSNSRTPESSGSGGGGKRPAVPAAVSLLPPADPLRQANRLPIRVLKMLSAHTGHLLHPEYLQPLSSTPVSPIELDAKKSPLALLAQTCSQIGKPDPPPSSKLNSVAAANGLGAEKDPGRSASGAASASAALKQLGDSPAEDKSSFKPYSKGSGGGDSRKDSGSSSVSSTSSSSSLSPGDKAGFRVPSAACTPFPPHGAPVSASSSSSSPGGSRGGSPHHSDCKTGGGGAGGELDKKDQEPKPSPEPAAVSRGSGGEPGAHGGAEAGASGRKSEPPSALVGAGHVAPVSPYKPGHSVFPLPPSSIGYHGSIVGAYAGYPSQFVPGLDPSKSGLVGGQLSGGLGLPPGKPPSSSPLTGASPPSFLQGLCRDPYCLGGYHGASHLGGSSCSTCSAHDPAAPGLKAGGYPLVYPGHPLQPAALSSSAAQAALPGHPLYTYGFMLQNEPLPHSCNWVAASGPCDKRFATSEELLSHLRTHTALPGAEKLLAAYPGASGLGSAAAAAAAAASCHLHLPPPTAPGSPGSLSLRSPHTLGLSRYHPYGKSHLSTAGGLAVPSLPTAGPYYSPYALYGQRLASASALGYQ from the exons ATGAGCGATTCGCCCGCTGGATCTAACTCAAGGACACCCGAAagcagcggcagcggcggcggcgggaagAGGCCGGCAGTGCCGGCGGCGGTGTCCCTCTTGCCTCCGGCGGATCCCCTGCGCCAGGCGAACCGGCTCCCTATCAGGGTCCTGAAGATGCTGAGCGCTCACACCGGCCACCTCCTGCACCCGGAGTACCTGCAGCCGCTGTCCTCCACTCCCGTCAGCCCCATTGAG CTGGACGCCAAGAAGAGTCCTTTGGCGTTGCTGGCCCAGACTTGCTCGCAGATCGGCAAGCCGGACCCGCCGCCCTCATCCAAGCTCAACTCGGTAGCGGCGGCCAACGGGCTGGGAGCGGAGAAGGACCCTGGCCGCTCGGCCTCGGGCGCCGCCTCCGCGTCTGCGGCGCTCAAGCAGCTGGGGGACTCCCCGGCCGAGGACAAGTCCAGCTTCAAGCCCTACTCCAAGGGCTCCGGAGGCGGCGACTCTCGCAAAGACAGCGGCTCCTCCTCCGtgtcctccacctcctcctcctcctccttgtcCCCGGGAGACAAGGCGGGCTTCAGGGTCCCTAGCGCCGCCTGCACGCCCTTTCCCCCGCATGGAGCGCCGGTCTCGGCGTCGTCGTCCTCGTCCTCCCCCGGCGGCTCCCGGGGCGGCTCCCCGCACCACTCTGACTGCAAGACCGGCGGCGGGGGCGCCGGCGGGGAGCTGGACAAGAAAGACCAGGAGCCCAAGCCCAGCCCGGAGCCCGCGGCCGTGAGCCGAGGCAGCGGTGGGGAGCCGGGTGCGCATGGCGGCGCCGAGGCCGGGGCCTCCGGGCGCAAGTCGGAGCCGCCCTCCGCGCTGGTGGGGGCCGGCCACGTGGCGCCGGTGTCGCCCTACAAGCCGGGCCACTCGGTGTTCCCGCTGCCACCCTCCAGCATCGGCTACCACGGCTCCATTGTGGGCGCCTACGCCGGCTACCCGTCTCAGTTCGTGCCTGGCCTGGATCCGAGCAAGTCTGGCCTCGTGGGAGGCCAGCTGTCGGGGGGCCTGGGCCTGCCCCCGGGCAAGCCCCCCAGCTCCAGCCCGCTCACCGGGGCCTCCCCGCCGTCCTTCCTGCAGGGATTATGCCGCGACCCCTACTGCCTGGGAGGTTACCACGGCGCCTCGCACCTCGGCGGCTCCAGCTGCTCCACCTGCAGCGCGCACGACCCAGCTGCGCCTGGCCTGAAGGCGGGGGGCTACCCGCTGGTGTACCCCGGGCACCCGCTGCAGCCCGCCGCGCTCTCGTCCAGCGCCGCCCAGGCCGCGCTCCCCGGCCACCCGCTCTACACCTACGGCTTCATGCTGCAGAACGAACCGCTGCCGCACAGCTGCAACTGGGTGGCGGCCAGCGGGCCGTGCGACAAGCGCTTCGCCACCTCGGAGGAGCTGCTCAGCCACCTACGGACTCACACGGCCCTGCCCGGCGCCGAGAAACTTCTGGCCGCCTATCCGGGGGCCTCGGGCCTGGGCAGCGCCGCCGCGGCCGCTGCGGCCGCCGCCTCTTGCCATCTGCACCTCCCCCCGCCGACCGCCCCCGGCAGCCCCGGGTCGCTGTCCTTGCGGAGTCCACACACTTTGGGCCTGAGCCGGTACCACCCTTACGGCAAGAGCCACTTATCCACAGCCGGGGGCCTGGCCGTGCCGTCCCTCCCCACAGCCGGACCCTACTACTCACCATACGCGCTGTACGGACAGAGACTGGCCTCAGCCTCCGCGCTCGGATACCAGTAA